The Shewanella algae DNA segment GCCCCAGGCAACAGAGCGGGAACTGCCGACATTTGATTGCAACGCCTTGGGCGAGCGGGCTTCCAGCATAGAGATGCTTATTTGTCAGGAGCCAGAGCTTGCCAAGCTGGATCAGCAGCTGGCCGAAGTTTATGCCAAGGCCAGTGACAAGGCGGTCAATGAACAGCCACCCCTGCTCAAGGCCGAGCAGCGCGGCTGGATCAAGGGCCGCAACGAATGTTGGAAGAGTGAAGACAAGCTGCAATGTACCAGGGATTCATATCAAAGACGGATAGTGGAGTTGCAGGCCCGTTATCATTTGGTGGCGTCTAGCGGCCCGGTATTCTTTGCCTGTGACGGCAACCCGGCCAATGAGTTGGTGACCACTTTCTTCGAGACAGAGCCGGCAACCATGATTGCCGAGCGCGGCGACAGAAGCATTTTGATGTTCAGTGTGCCAAGCGGCAGCGGCGCCAAGTATCAGGGCGGTGACTACAGCTTCTGGGAGCATCAGGGCGAGGCCAGGGTGACCTGGGGTTATGGCGCCGAGGAGATGCTTTGCAAGCCCACAACCCAAGACGATAAGTAAACCACAGACCCAAAAACGCCCGCAATCGCGGGCGTTTTACTGCAAGTGGCCTTCTAATCCAACAGTACTTTTACGACTACCTTGCGGACAGCAACGGCTTTGGCCAGCGTACCCGGCATATGCATGTCTCCGGGGAAGAAGATGGCAAACATGCCGGCCTTCAAAGGGATAAATGCCGCGGCTTCGCGGTTGGATTGATAATCAAACTCGGCATAGTCGTGCGCCTCATGATAGGGGCTACTGGGCGTTTGGGCTCCCAGCGGCAGGTAGCCAAACTCCTCTTCACCACTGACCACATACTGCACGTCCAGATAGCGTCTATGTACCTCGAATGGCTCGGTTTCTCTGGGCTTGGTGTGGTAATCGTTGATTATGGCAAACAGCTTTTTACCATCCAGTTCATAGCTGCCGGGGGCCAGTTGGCTGAAATCTGTTGCGGCCAGATAATCCAGGGCAGCCTGAATACGCGGGCCCAGCACTCGGTAATGGCCACGGTTGGCCAGAGTATCCACTATCATTTTGTATCTTCTGGGGAAAGGGGTTGGCTCAGTATAATAGCATTCCTGCTGGAAGTTTGATCTCTTTGAGAAGCTGCAGGCGCCTGACAGGCGCTTGAGTTGCCAAGCGGCCGATATCAGGGGGGATCAGCGCCAAAAAGCACAAGGGCCAGCGATATCGCCGGCCCCCATGTTTCCCTGCAAATATGTTTCCCTGCAAATGTGTTTTCCGGTAAATCAGTAGCTGTATCTGGCTTCGAGGAAGTAGTAACCGCCGTTGAAACCAAAAGGTGTGTTGGTCAATGGATAGACGAAGATCCCGTTGAAGTTGTTGTCGTCCGGGCGTTTTTCCGGATAGGTATCGAACAGGTTCTGCACCCCGGCGGTGAAGCTCAGGTTATCTGTGGCCGCATAGGTCAGCGACAGATCCACGGTGAACTTACCGTCGTACTCCACGTCTTCACGTGAGTAACCTATGGTGTAGGGGCCAAAGTAACTCAGGCGCAGGTTGGTCTTGAAGTCGCCCAGGCTGTGGGTCAGCCCCAGGTTACCTGTGTTCTTCGGATTGGCCTTGGTCATCCGGGTCTGCTCTATACGGTCAAACAGCTGATCTTCCAGGCCATCCAGAAGGTTTGGCAGATGGATATCGCGGATTTCCGTGTCGTTATAGGCATAGGCCAGGCTCGCGCGCAGATCGCCGTAGCTGCCGAGATCAAAGTCCTGGGTCACCACCAGATCCACACCTCGGGTGCGGCTATCTACGGCATTGATAAAGAAGCGTGCCGACTCGGCGTTGGTACCGGCCAGTGCATCTGCCACCACCTGGGAGTCGGCCGGTGTCAGTGAGCTGGAGAGCACGATTCTGTCATCTATGCTGATCTGATAGGCATCCAGAGTCACCGCCAGACCGGAATCATTGGTGTACACCAATCCCAGGCTGAAGGACTCTGACAACTCGGGTTGCAGCTTGCCTACCTGCAGCGCCTGGGTCACGGAAGACAGGTTGTTGAAGGTGCCCGACTCGGTCGGTACCAGCTGGCCTGTCACGGGATCCGGGTTGAACAGGGTCGAGATATTGGTGAAGTACAACTGCTGCACGCTGGGTGCGCGAAAGCCTGTGTTGGCAGTGGCTCTGAGTGCCAGGTTGTCGGTCAGATCGTATCTGGCGGCCAGCTTCCAACTGGTGTTGTCACCAAAGTCGGAATAGTCTTCATAGCGCACCGCGGCGGCCCAGTAGAAGTCGTCGGTCAGTTGGTTTTCCACCTCGAGATAGACACCTATGTTGTCTCTATCCTCATCTACCGCCGATTCTGGGGTAAAGCCGCCAAAGCCTTGGCTGCCGCCGGCCTTGTTCTGATAACCGCCATTGATATAAGAGGCTTGCTCTCCGGCTTCCACCTGATAAGCGTTCTGGCGCCAGGCTGTGCCTACAGCGACCAGGAGCTCTGAGTCATTGTAAAAGTCGAAGTAACGTGAGGCATCCAGAGTCAGGTTCCACTCTTCGGTGGACAGGGTACCTGCGTCGAATTCGGTTTGGCTGTCGGGGCCCAAAGAGGCGTTGAGTGTGTTCTCAACCCGGTACTTAAAGCGGTTCTTGCCGTATCC contains these protein-coding regions:
- a CDS encoding YhcH/YjgK/YiaL family protein, with the translated sequence MIVDTLANRGHYRVLGPRIQAALDYLAATDFSQLAPGSYELDGKKLFAIINDYHTKPRETEPFEVHRRYLDVQYVVSGEEEFGYLPLGAQTPSSPYHEAHDYAEFDYQSNREAAAFIPLKAGMFAIFFPGDMHMPGTLAKAVAVRKVVVKVLLD
- a CDS encoding TonB-dependent receptor plug domain-containing protein encodes the protein MRLALISLAVASQLTVPAVFAAEEQPSIETISVIGSRIALRTATDSVAPVDIITAEQLEATGMTETAKALQFAAPSYSFPFSSVTDGSDAVRPASLRGLSPDHTLVLVNGKRRHGSALVHLSGTVGKGSSNVDLNAIPMTAIKRIEILRDGASAQYGSDAIAGVINVVLKDNSEGGMVSAQAGQTYQGDGEQWRVGLNHGLSIGDTGFVNLSLEAHHKNSTNRAGLDPRQQYPLLADGSPDPREETVNRKNHHVGDAEYDNLGLFLNAAQEFANDSKLYAFGGLSQRETRSGAFFRRPLDSRNVAEIYPDGFLPQITPKITDQSLLLGYEFNLGEWQLDASAGYGKNRFKYRVENTLNASLGPDSQTEFDAGTLSTEEWNLTLDASRYFDFYNDSELLVAVGTAWRQNAYQVEAGEQASYINGGYQNKAGGSQGFGGFTPESAVDEDRDNIGVYLEVENQLTDDFYWAAAVRYEDYSDFGDNTSWKLAARYDLTDNLALRATANTGFRAPSVQQLYFTNISTLFNPDPVTGQLVPTESGTFNNLSSVTQALQVGKLQPELSESFSLGLVYTNDSGLAVTLDAYQISIDDRIVLSSSLTPADSQVVADALAGTNAESARFFINAVDSRTRGVDLVVTQDFDLGSYGDLRASLAYAYNDTEIRDIHLPNLLDGLEDQLFDRIEQTRMTKANPKNTGNLGLTHSLGDFKTNLRLSYFGPYTIGYSREDVEYDGKFTVDLSLTYAATDNLSFTAGVQNLFDTYPEKRPDDNNFNGIFVYPLTNTPFGFNGGYYFLEARYSY
- a CDS encoding MliC family protein translates to MSFGTVSQTGLLLALVAAATLSGCGQQTLDNSQDVAAALATGGGSTSPQATERELPTFDCNALGERASSIEMLICQEPELAKLDQQLAEVYAKASDKAVNEQPPLLKAEQRGWIKGRNECWKSEDKLQCTRDSYQRRIVELQARYHLVASSGPVFFACDGNPANELVTTFFETEPATMIAERGDRSILMFSVPSGSGAKYQGGDYSFWEHQGEARVTWGYGAEEMLCKPTTQDDK